Part of the Salinigranum rubrum genome is shown below.
CCGAACCACGTAGTCGTCGTCGAGCAACAGCGCGTAGACGGTGTCCTCGCCGAGGAGGCCGAGCGACTGACGGAACTGACGCTTGTTCACCCGGAGGACGATCATCCGGTCGTGCTGGTCGGACGTGAGCAGGTCCGCCCGGCGCGTCCGGCCGATGAGCATCCGGCTCCGCCAGTCGACGACGAGCAGTTCGTAGTACTCGAAGTCGTCGTAGCGCGCCGCGAGTTGCTCGGCGACGGAGGACCACGGATCGACGAGAGACCGTTGTTGCCACTGGAAAGAGATGACGAGCAACGTCGGGTCGCCCTCGAACCACCCGGGGAGCGGGAGGTGGTCTCCTTCGAGGTTCGAACCGGAGACCCGTGGGAACTTCATTGTCCCACACTCTCCGCGTCAACGGGTATAACTCATCGCCTCTTATTATCAGGATAGATTTTCATCGTCTGCCATCCGTCTGACGGCAGAGCCGAGTAATATGAATGTATCGTCATCTGGAGACGAACTGACGGTTCGAAACGCCGGTCGGTATCCTCTTCTCGCTCCCGGCCCTCGACCCGGACGTGTCCCTGGTGGAACGACTCGCCCGACTGTTCCGCGAACCGGCCGCAGCGGACGGTGTTCACGACCGACACGCGGCCGACGTGACCGACCAACCCGATTCGACCGATTCGACTGGCCCGACCGACTCGACCGGCTCGACTGATCCGGCCGACGCGTACCGCGGCGACGGCGGGAGCGAGGGCGGCGCATCGACCGCGACTCGCTCCCGAGCGGTCGCCGTCGTCGTCCAGGCTCCGCCCGCGGGCGTCCGACGGTACGAACTCACCGTTCGAGCCGACGCGCCCGTCGAGTCAGTCGACCCCGGCCTCCTGACGCGGCTCTTCGAGACGTTCGACGAGGGGCGGGGTGTCGTCCGTGCGCGGGCGGTCGACGTCGACGGGCGAGGAGCGGAAATCGAAGCGACGCCGCTGTTTACCGTTCGGTTCGCGGAACCGGTCGACACCGAGACGGTCTCCGTCGACGGAACGCTCACCGGTCACGACGAGGAGCCCGTCCCGTGGTCGCGGGTCCGGCTCACGCCCGTGGAGTGAGTCCCGTACTGCCGACTGTCGCCGCGCGGGGCAGCCGACGGTCTCAGCGGCGAACGCTTCCGAAGCCTTTTGCGACGGCCCGGGTTACGGTGGAGCGATGAGACTGCTCGTCGTCGGCGCGGGGTCGATGGGTCGGTGGTTCGCCGACACCGTCGGGGCGCACGTCCCCGGAGACGTCGACGTCGCGTTCGCCGACGCGGACCCGTCGGCCGCGGCGGCGGCGGCAGCGTCGCTCGACGTCCGGGACGTCCCGGTCGACGGCGACGAGCGCTTCGACGTCGTCTGCGTCGCCGTCCCCATCTCGGCCGTGGAGACGAGCATCGCCGAACAGGCGCGGCGCGCGCGGGACGGCATCGTCGACGTCTCGGGGGTGATGACCCCGCCGGTCGCGGCGATGCGACGCGCGTTACCCGACGGCGAACGGGTCAGCCTCCACCCGCTGTTCGCCCCGTCGAACGCGCCCGGCACCGTCGCGAGCGTCGTCGACGCCGCGGGGCCGACGACCGACCGGATACAGGCCGCTCTCGAAGCGGCGGGGAACACCGTGTTCGATACCACCGCAGCAGAGCACGACCGGGCGATGGAGACGGTCCAGTCCAGCGCCCACGCGGCCGTTCTCGCGTACGCGCTCGCCGCGAACGAGGTCCGCCCGGAGTTCCACACGCCGGTGTCGGCCGCCCTCGCCGAGGCCGTCGAGATGGTCACGGGGGGCACCCCGCGCGTCTACCGCGAGATACAGGAGACGTTCGACGGGGCCGACCGCGTCGCGGAGGCGGCCGCCCGTCTCGCCGCGGCCGAGGGTGCGGAGTTCGACGACCTGTACCGCGAGGCGAGCGCGGGGCTGTCGGGTGAGGACGAGGTCGAAGAGAGGGACGTGGGGGAGGAGACGCCGTGACCGACCGCGAGGGCATCCGTTCGAACGCGAAGTACCTCCGGAACGTCCGCCCCATCGACCCCGACGAGATTCACGAGTACGTCGAGGGGACGCCCCACCCCGCCGTCGTCAGGCGGATTCTCCGAGAGGAGGCGGTCGGTCTCGGCCTCGTCGAGCGGGAGGACGGCACGTTCGTCCCCGCCCCCGAACGGGTCGTCACCGGCGGCTGGAGTCCCG
Proteins encoded:
- a CDS encoding prephenate dehydrogenase/arogenate dehydrogenase family protein, which encodes MRLLVVGAGSMGRWFADTVGAHVPGDVDVAFADADPSAAAAAAASLDVRDVPVDGDERFDVVCVAVPISAVETSIAEQARRARDGIVDVSGVMTPPVAAMRRALPDGERVSLHPLFAPSNAPGTVASVVDAAGPTTDRIQAALEAAGNTVFDTTAAEHDRAMETVQSSAHAAVLAYALAANEVRPEFHTPVSAALAEAVEMVTGGTPRVYREIQETFDGADRVAEAAARLAAAEGAEFDDLYREASAGLSGEDEVEERDVGEETP